The Iamia majanohamensis genome window below encodes:
- a CDS encoding transglutaminase family protein has protein sequence MTIRMALTHTTSYRYGTPATASYNEARLEPRSDRRQTVLSWDLDVSPAARIGHHVDYWGTMVHHFDIQGPHSELTVVARAVVEAGMVEVGPGDATWDDLASPEVEDRFHELLVPTGVVDMDHEDIAAAAAEIRARSATPAEAAEAVAGWVHDTHVFEQGFTGITTTASEVLTARRGVCQDFAHLSLALLRSMGIPSWYVSGYLHPTVDPEIEETVVGESHAWVAAWTGRVWPLDPTSLVPVHERHVRVAAGRDYHDVAPFRGLYAGSGEGDTLDVSVEVTRKA, from the coding sequence GTGACCATCCGCATGGCGCTCACCCACACCACGTCGTACCGGTACGGCACCCCGGCGACCGCCTCCTACAACGAGGCCCGCCTCGAGCCCCGCAGCGACCGCCGCCAGACGGTCCTGTCGTGGGACCTCGACGTCTCACCGGCCGCCCGCATCGGCCACCACGTCGACTACTGGGGGACCATGGTCCACCACTTCGACATCCAGGGCCCGCACTCCGAGCTCACCGTCGTGGCCCGGGCCGTGGTCGAGGCGGGCATGGTCGAGGTCGGGCCCGGCGACGCCACCTGGGACGACCTGGCCAGCCCCGAGGTCGAGGACCGCTTCCACGAGCTGCTCGTGCCCACCGGCGTCGTCGACATGGACCACGAGGACATCGCCGCCGCCGCAGCCGAGATCCGGGCCCGCTCGGCCACCCCGGCCGAGGCGGCCGAGGCCGTCGCCGGCTGGGTGCACGACACCCACGTCTTCGAGCAGGGCTTCACCGGCATCACCACCACCGCCTCGGAGGTGCTCACCGCCCGGCGGGGCGTGTGCCAGGACTTCGCCCACCTCTCCCTCGCCCTCCTGCGGTCCATGGGCATCCCGTCCTGGTACGTGTCCGGCTACCTGCACCCGACCGTCGACCCCGAGATCGAGGAGACCGTCGTGGGCGAGAGCCACGCCTGGGTCGCGGCCTGGACGGGCCGGGTCTGGCCCCTCGACCCCACCAGCCTGGTGCCCGTGCACGAGCGCCACGTGCGGGTGGCCGCCGGGCGCGACTACCACGACGTGGCCCCCTTCCGCGGGCTCTACGCCGGCTCCGGCGAGGGCGACACCCTCGACGTGAGCGTCGAGGTCACCCGCAAGGCCTGA
- a CDS encoding alpha-E domain-containing protein, with protein MLSRIAESLYWMGRYVERADDTARLLDVHVHRMLADATDERMGSTLIAAMGLAGSAEVSDVDLWRATELLAYDQDNPSSVAGSLRLARENARGLRETLATDVWEAINRTHHDLDAQVRAARALGPNLFFRWVGERVALLGGLIDSVVLHDDGWRFLTAGRCLERVDMTARLLAAVTTDDDASRWTSVLESCGANDAFLRTHGGEVTRERALAFLLQSEDLPRSVVFALRRAENCLAEIAVANGSPGRSVRVVGRARSELTYASAPDLVARADEVVEGLQRACQEVDELVRGRYFRRADLIEWASDIQGVGA; from the coding sequence GTGCTGAGCCGGATCGCCGAGTCCCTCTACTGGATGGGCCGCTACGTGGAGCGGGCCGACGACACCGCCCGGCTCCTCGACGTGCACGTGCACCGCATGCTGGCCGACGCGACCGACGAGCGCATGGGCTCGACGCTCATCGCGGCCATGGGGCTGGCCGGCAGCGCCGAGGTGAGCGACGTCGACCTGTGGCGGGCCACCGAGCTGCTCGCCTACGACCAGGACAACCCCAGCTCGGTCGCCGGGTCCCTCCGCCTGGCCCGGGAGAACGCCCGGGGCCTCCGCGAGACGCTCGCCACCGACGTGTGGGAGGCGATCAACCGCACGCACCACGACCTCGACGCCCAGGTGCGGGCGGCCCGCGCCCTCGGGCCCAACCTGTTCTTCCGCTGGGTGGGGGAGCGGGTGGCCCTGCTCGGCGGGCTCATCGACAGCGTGGTCCTCCACGACGACGGCTGGCGCTTCCTCACCGCCGGGCGGTGCCTGGAGCGCGTCGACATGACGGCCCGGCTCCTCGCCGCGGTCACGACCGACGACGACGCCTCCCGCTGGACCAGCGTGCTCGAGTCGTGCGGCGCCAACGACGCCTTCCTCCGCACCCACGGCGGCGAGGTCACCCGGGAACGGGCCCTCGCCTTCCTCCTCCAGTCCGAGGACCTGCCCCGCTCGGTGGTCTTCGCCCTGCGCCGGGCCGAGAACTGCCTGGCCGAGATCGCGGTGGCCAACGGCTCCCCCGGTCGCTCGGTGCGGGTGGTGGGCCGGGCCCGCTCGGAGCTGACCTACGCCTCGGCCCCCGACCTGGTGGCCCGGGCCGACGAGGTGGTGGAGGGCCTCCAGCGCGCCTGCCAGGAGGTCGACGAGCTGGTGCGGGGCCGCTACTTCCGCCGGGCCGACCTCATCGAGTGGGCCTCCGACATCCAGGGGGTGGGGGCGTGA